One region of Wyeomyia smithii strain HCP4-BCI-WySm-NY-G18 chromosome 3, ASM2978416v1, whole genome shotgun sequence genomic DNA includes:
- the LOC129728685 gene encoding uncharacterized protein LOC129728685, translated as MEATIRRVEDGFEMGLLWRYDNVCFPDSYPMALRRLQSLEKRLSKDPVLEARVREQIMQFEQGLVLTSRSSTEPKKPDKLRLIWDAKARSGEMSFNNALLKGPDLLVVLTEVLLRFRQGNIAMVGDIEEMFHQIWIRPADRQAQRFLYRLHPEQDPQIYVMDVASFGATCSPSLAQFVKNKNAEEFAESFPRAAKAITQNHYVDDFLDSVDTEEEAIRLITEVKHTHSQAGFNIRNFCSNSSEVLASIGEPEAQQKVSMNLENASESERVLGLIWKPKEDIFTFDVSSMKEEIKLLIQSGTTPSKRQVLQTVMSLFDPLGFIAHFVVHGKILMQQIWRTGTDWDEPITKELEAKWIQWCQYMQRLDQVKVPRCYFNGVAIAALEHAEAHLFVDASELACAAVLYLRYVDGGRPKCALVAAKTKVAPLKPLSIPRLELQAAMIGARLMNSTLSSLDFKVSKHFFWTDSSTVLSWLRSDSRRYHQFVAFRVGEILTTTNVDEWRHVPSKVNIADVATKWKDGPSFYPNDPWFSSPEFLYQTKEKWPPEAPGKLTETETELRAAFLFHGIIPQVAVKFNRFSKWNRLLRTTAYVLRAVRRFRGEKPSNPYILSQKELADAETAIWTQIQAETYPDEYAILQRNLASPLNHVPIPKSGPLYGLSAFLDERGVIRMNSRISTAPSLTKDIKYPIVLPRKRHGVYLLAESYHRKFLHANGETIGNEMRQRFWIPGLRVLIRQLSKQCMTCRVRKAEPLPPMMSAHQTFRVTGMVRPFTHTGVDYLGPILVKQGRSLAKRWVALFTCLTIRAVHLEVVHSLSTQSCVMAIRRFVARRGSPESFYSDNGTNFLGASNLLRVQIQNIHEDSPHMAGSWERMVRSVKVAIAAIADHPHHPSDEVLETVVLEAESIVNSRPLTYIPLESTEQESLTPNHFLLFGTKGISQQGISMKVEGNTLRDSWRLAQCLVNHFWSRWIREYVPTITRRTKWFEPVKPLEAGDLVLVIENGKRNGWLRGRVVDVMKAKDGQVRRAFVMTKNGLFNRPAVKLAVLDLQTPGDGPELHGQGMLRTLAVRSTQETSSARRPMILLHFRPPQPRCSEYPPEPVLCNAQHSSVESVRQLSAMNSNKRP; from the exons ATGGAAGCTACGATCCGGCGTGTCGAAGATGGCTTCGAAATGGGATTGTTGTGGAGGTATGACAACGTCTGCTTTCCAGATAGCTATCCGATGGCGCTACGCCGACTGCAGTCGCTGGAGAAACGGCTAAGTAAGGATCCTGTTCTCGAAGCAAGGGTGAGAGAGCAGATAATGCA ATTCGAGCAAGGTCTGGTACTTACCTCTCGGAGTAGTACAGAACCCAAAAAACCAGACAAGTTGCGGCTAATCTGGGACGCTAAAGCCCGATCAGGGGAAATGTCGTTCAACAACGCGCTATTGAAGGGTCCAGATCTTTTAGTTGTTCTGACAGAAGTCTTGCTACGATTCAGACAGGGGAACATCGCTATGGTAGGCGACATTGAAGAAATGTTCCATCAGATTTGGATACGGCCAGCAGACCGGCAGGCACAGCGGTTTTTATATCGACTGCACCCAGAGCAAGACCCTCAAATATACGTCATGGACGTGGCATCGTTCGGGGCAACCTGTTCACCAAGTCTGGCACAgtttgtcaaaaataaaaacgcaGAGGAGTTTGCAGAAAGCTTTCCAAGGGCGGCGAAGGCTATAACGCAAAACCACTACGTGGATGACTTCTTAGACAGCGTGGATACTGAAGAAGAAGCCATACGATTGATTACCGAGGTGAAGCACACCCACTCACAAGCCGGATTCAACATTCGTAATTTCTGTTCGAATTCATCTGAAGTCTTGGCGAGCATTGGAGAACCAGAAGCCCAGCAGAAAGTGTCCATGAACCTGGAAAATGCGTCGGAGTCGGAAAGGGTGCTTGGTTTGATCTGGAAGCCAAAGGAGGATATTTTCACCTTCGATGTGAGCAGCATGAAGGAGGAAATCAAGCTTCTAATCCAGAGTGGAACCACTCCCAGCAAACGGCAAGTCCTGCAAACGGTTATGTCCTTGTTCGATCCGTTGGGGTTTATCGCCCACTTCGTCGTACATGGGAAGATACTGATGCAACAGATTTGGAGAACCGGAACGGACTGGGATGAACCTATTACGAAAGAATTGGAAGCAAAGTGGATCCAGTGGTGCCAGTACATGCAGCGTTTGGACCAAGTGAAGGTGCCCCGGTGCTACTTCAATGGGGTTGCCATTGCGGCCCTTGAACATGCGGAAGCTCATCTATTTGTGGATGCCAGCGAATTGGCCTGTGCTGCGGTCTTGTATCTCCGATACGTAGACGGTGGAAGACCCAAATGTGCTCTGGTTGCCGCAAAAACGAAGGTCGCGCCGCTGAAACCGCTTTCCATCCCACGCCTGGAGCTGCAAGCGGCGATGATCGGGGCAAGATTGATGAACTCCACCCTAAGTTCATTAGACTTCAAAGTAAGCAAGCATTTCTTTTGGACCGATTCTTCAACGGTTCTCAGCTGGTTACGCTCCGATAGTCGACGCTACCACCAGTTTGTAGCCTTCCGAGTAGGAGAAATCCTCACTACCACTAACGTGGATGAGTGGCGTCACGTTCCGTCGAAAGTAAACATCGCCGACGTAGCCACGAAATGGAAAGACGGGCCAAGTTTCTACCCAAATGATCCGTGGTTTAGTTCCCCGGAATTTCTGTACCAAACCAAAGAGAAGTGGCCACCAGAGGCACCAGGAAAGCTGACAGAGACTGAAACCGAACTACGTGCCGCTTTCCTGTTTCACGGTATAATACCGCAAGTTGCggtgaaattcaataggtttTCCAAGTGGAATCGACTACTGAGGACGACTGCCTATGTTCTACGAGCTGTGCGTAGATTCAGAGGAGAGAAGCCGTCCAATCCGTATATTCTGTCGCAGAAAGAGTTAGCTGACGCAGAAACCGCCATATGGACACAGATTCAAGCCGAAACGTATCCGGACGAGTACGCGATTCTGCAGCGCAATCTAGCGAGTCCCCTAAATCACGTTCCTATCCCAAAATCGGGTCCACTATATGGTCTTTCAGCGTTTCTAGACGAGCGTGGCGTCATCAGAATGAACAGCAGGATTTCTACTGCACCGTCTCTGACGAAGGATATAAAGTATCCGATCGTGCTACCGAGGAAGCGTCATGGCGTCTACCTCCTAGCTGAAAGCTACCATCGGAAATTTCTTCACGCAAACGGCGAGACTATCGGTAATGAGATGCGTCAGCGGTTCTGGATACCGGGCTTACGAGTTTTGATTCGTCAGCTTTCGAAGCAATGTATGACCTGCCGTGTTAggaaagctgaaccattacctcCTATGATGTCAGCACATCAAACGTTCCGAGTGACAGGAATGGTTAGACCGTTCACACACACTGGAGTGGACTACTTGGGACCAATACTGGTGAAGCAGGGCCGCAGCTTGGCTAAAAGGTGGGTAGCGTTATTCACCTGCCTCACAATACGCGCCGTACATTTGGAGGTAGTTCACAGCCTGTCCACTCAGTCCTGCGTGATGGCGATCAGGCGATTCGTAGCACGTCGGGGTTCACCAGAATCCTTCTACAGCGACAACGGGACGAATTTCCTGGGAGCAAGCAACCTGCTACGAGTTCAGATCCAGAATATCCACGAAGACT CACCGCATATGGCAGGCTCCTGGGAGCGCATGGTGCGCTCCGTGAAGGTGGCCATAGCGGCCATTGCGGATCACCCACATCATCCTAGCGACGAGGTTTTGGAAACTGTGGTTCTCGAGGCAGAGTCGATCGTCAATTCCAGACCACTTACATACATTCCCCTAGAGTCGACGGAGCAGGAGTCACTCACGCCAAACCACTTTCTGCTATTTGGCACCAAGGGCATATCGCAACAAGGGATATCTATGAAGGTGGAAGGAAATACCCTACGGGACAGCTGGCGCTTAGCGCAGTGCTTGGTGAATCATTTCTGGAGTCGCTGGATTCGAGAATACGTGCCAACCATAACCAGGCGTACCAAGTGGTTTGAGCCGGTCAAGCCGTTGGAAGCAGGAGACCTCGTTCTTGTCATCGAGAATGGAAAGCGCAACGGGTGGTTGCGAGGCAGAGTTGTAGACGTGATGAAGGCGAAGGATGGACAAGTTCGGCGAGCATTCGTGATGACGAAGAATGGGCTGTTCAACAGGCCTGCAGTGAAGTTGGCGGTTCTGGATCTTCAGACACCTGGGGATGGTCCGGAACTTCACGGGCAGGGGATGTTACGGACGTTAGCCGTACGCTCCACACAGGAGA CAAGCAGTGCACGCCGACCGATGATTCTTCTACACTTTCGACCTCCTCAACCTCGTTGTAGTGAGTATCCACCGGAGCCGGTCCTCTGTAACGCACAGCACTCCAGCGTCGAATCGGTGCGGCAACTGTCAGCGATGAACAGCAACAAAAGACCTTGA